The following proteins are co-located in the Verrucomicrobiia bacterium genome:
- a CDS encoding DUF4159 domain-containing protein, whose protein sequence is MGRVKYSSNDGNDCGGVGQELMNLVSRASTIKVQEERKISLTDPDLFETPFLFMNGHNDFTLTQSEIDNLRVYLSHGGFFLASGCCTNPNFPKAWRREFSRIFPGEAVKPIPYDHLIYRSFYKLSRIRCLNEPRDIQLEGLFYKGNLVAVLCEDGLCCAFSANNSCNEGKGISPEDGQRLALNIAVYALTH, encoded by the coding sequence ATGGGCCGCGTCAAGTATAGCTCCAATGATGGCAACGACTGCGGCGGTGTTGGCCAGGAACTCATGAATCTGGTCTCCCGCGCCTCGACTATCAAGGTCCAGGAAGAACGCAAAATCAGCCTCACCGACCCGGACCTGTTTGAAACCCCGTTCCTTTTCATGAACGGCCACAATGATTTCACCCTGACTCAGTCTGAAATCGACAACCTGCGAGTTTATCTGAGCCATGGCGGGTTCTTCCTGGCTTCGGGTTGTTGCACCAATCCGAATTTCCCGAAGGCCTGGCGGCGCGAATTCAGCCGGATTTTCCCGGGTGAAGCGGTCAAGCCGATTCCCTACGATCACTTGATTTATCGCTCTTTTTACAAGCTGAGTCGCATCCGCTGCCTCAATGAACCGCGCGACATCCAGCTCGAGGGCCTCTTTTACAAAGGAAACCTCGTGGCTGTCTTGTGTGAAGACGGCCTCTGTTGCGCCTTCAGCGCCAACAACAGTTGCAACGAAGGCAAAGGCATCAGCCCCGAAGACGGCCAGCGCCTCGCCCTCAACATCGCCGTCTATGCCCTCACCCACTGA
- a CDS encoding vWA domain-containing protein encodes MTAAIVFEFPLGWLAAIPVSAALAFAAWQQHQRGLSRSRIAYLAVLRLAAFLPLLFLATRPIWLNRAALSASSRPVVLLMDRSESMSLAENGTTRYEEALQFLRQRLLPAFKATGVPVRALLFDESTELADGRRLAATKPSGKRTNLAGAIAQALEGSTPQPLAVIALTDGSANEDADNSRALGGLLATHTPFIGLGFGSDQGLNTLSLRRVEAPSTVASKTSFSISARLEMMDTEPMPAFDLLLLRDGQVVQKRTANPGKGARDWLESFRQTEETQGAHTYTVQLVPPEQPGLKCLNALASVPVRIADQKELRLLYMQGALTWDYKFISLALHSDPAIKITGLARTSHNSVFRQNVESAGELVNGFPTSLAELAPFRIVVLSNLRPSDLSAGQQEMLARFCGELGGGVLLIGGPATFDSSWKNSRLEQLLPVTFSSEDALADPERPFHLQLTQEALENPVFQIAEDRSSAEAWAQLPTFSRYARVDAAKPGALVWMRHPADQGPEGKRILMAAQRYGAGLSAVLCAQNFWRWRLAKDSNPGQFDRFWRQLFRWLGDTARQDVAIHLADQELHPGMDVHVTIEKQPSPASLTNSNQTFFVRVLNEAKQVLHEEAIALEPLQPVDFSFYAQKAGDYTVLVTDNLKTPVCTRPIEIREPNIELQNTARNMETLRQWASVSDGLAFKVEDCPDAADLVSRIKGKIQEVRHAKMVHRPIGLNGWTLTLVLAGLCGDWLARKHWGLR; translated from the coding sequence ATGACTGCGGCAATCGTCTTTGAATTCCCCCTCGGCTGGCTCGCTGCAATCCCTGTGAGCGCGGCCCTGGCCTTTGCCGCCTGGCAACAGCATCAACGCGGTTTGAGTCGCTCCCGCATTGCCTATCTGGCCGTGCTCCGCCTGGCCGCCTTCTTGCCATTGCTCTTTCTTGCAACCCGGCCTATTTGGCTGAATAGAGCGGCCTTGTCTGCCTCATCGCGTCCGGTCGTCTTGCTGATGGACCGCAGCGAGAGCATGTCTTTGGCCGAGAACGGCACAACACGCTATGAAGAGGCCCTCCAATTCCTGCGCCAGCGCCTGCTCCCTGCATTTAAGGCCACCGGCGTGCCCGTGCGCGCCCTTCTTTTTGATGAATCCACCGAACTGGCCGACGGTCGCAGACTGGCTGCCACCAAGCCGTCAGGCAAACGCACCAATCTGGCGGGCGCAATTGCCCAAGCGCTGGAGGGCTCGACGCCACAGCCGCTGGCCGTCATTGCCCTAACCGACGGGAGCGCTAACGAAGATGCCGACAATTCGCGCGCCTTAGGCGGGCTGCTTGCAACCCATACCCCATTCATTGGCCTCGGTTTCGGCAGTGACCAGGGGCTCAATACCCTTTCCCTGCGCCGGGTCGAAGCCCCCTCGACAGTGGCGAGTAAAACCTCCTTCAGCATTTCAGCGCGCCTGGAAATGATGGACACCGAACCAATGCCCGCTTTTGATCTGCTGCTGCTGCGGGACGGCCAGGTTGTGCAAAAGCGAACCGCGAACCCCGGCAAAGGCGCCCGCGATTGGCTCGAGAGCTTTCGGCAAACTGAGGAAACCCAGGGCGCGCATACTTACACCGTGCAATTGGTGCCTCCTGAACAGCCGGGCCTTAAGTGCCTCAACGCGCTGGCCAGCGTCCCGGTTCGGATTGCCGATCAAAAAGAGCTGCGGCTGCTTTATATGCAAGGGGCCCTTACCTGGGATTACAAGTTTATCAGCCTCGCCTTGCATTCCGATCCGGCCATCAAGATCACGGGCCTGGCGCGCACATCGCATAACTCCGTCTTCCGGCAGAATGTGGAGAGCGCGGGCGAATTGGTGAATGGGTTTCCCACGTCATTGGCCGAACTGGCCCCGTTTCGGATTGTGGTCCTATCCAACTTGCGCCCATCAGACCTGAGCGCCGGACAACAGGAGATGCTCGCCCGGTTTTGCGGCGAGTTGGGCGGCGGCGTGCTGCTCATCGGCGGTCCGGCGACCTTTGATAGTTCCTGGAAAAATAGCCGCCTTGAACAGTTGCTGCCGGTGACCTTTTCATCTGAAGACGCCCTCGCTGACCCGGAGCGGCCCTTTCACTTGCAGTTGACTCAGGAAGCGCTCGAAAACCCCGTATTCCAAATCGCCGAGGACCGCTCCTCAGCCGAGGCATGGGCCCAGTTGCCAACCTTTTCAAGATACGCGCGGGTGGACGCGGCCAAACCAGGGGCGCTGGTTTGGATGCGCCATCCTGCCGATCAGGGACCCGAGGGCAAACGCATCCTCATGGCGGCCCAGCGCTATGGCGCCGGTCTCTCAGCGGTTCTGTGTGCGCAAAATTTCTGGCGCTGGCGCCTGGCAAAAGATTCCAACCCCGGCCAATTCGATCGCTTCTGGCGCCAGCTCTTCCGCTGGCTGGGCGACACCGCCCGGCAGGATGTGGCCATTCACCTCGCCGACCAGGAACTGCACCCGGGCATGGATGTCCATGTCACAATCGAAAAGCAGCCCAGTCCCGCCAGCCTCACAAATTCGAACCAAACATTTTTTGTGCGTGTGCTCAACGAAGCCAAACAGGTGCTCCATGAGGAGGCCATCGCGTTGGAGCCCCTTCAGCCTGTGGATTTCTCTTTCTATGCTCAAAAAGCCGGGGACTACACAGTCCTGGTGACCGACAACTTAAAGACGCCGGTTTGCACCCGGCCAATCGAGATTCGCGAACCGAATATCGAACTCCAAAATACCGCGCGCAACATGGAAACCCTGCGCCAATGGGCTTCCGTGAGCGATGGCTTGGCCTTCAAAGTCGAGGATTGTCCGGACGCAGCGGACTTGGTCTCGCGCATCAAAGGCAAAATCCAGGAGGTCCGCCACGCCAAAATGGTACACCGGCCCATTGGCCTGAACGGCTGGACCCTCACCCTGGTGCTGGCGGGCCTATGCGGGGATTGGCTGGCGCGCAAACACTGGGGGCTGAGGTAA